In [Leptolyngbya] sp. PCC 7376, a genomic segment contains:
- a CDS encoding IS630 family transposase, translating into MTGEEESSILPKAYSLDLRQKIVDAYERGGVSQSSLARQFGVAKSFVQKLLDQKRLTGSIAPKKRSQQTPPKLNEEHQTILRQLLTKKNDATLAELCDEMEKRTGLRVANSTMHRTLRRMGYSLKKTFYPDLKATKRVQQARYDFWQKMQATLAKNLIFIDESGVNLAMTRLRARSEKGKRAYSPKSSKRGKNVSLIGALGFKGMVANYHLLGSTDGLTFEAFISQKLIPNLWAGACVVMDNCSIHLGESVRTMIEAVGAKLIYLPPYSPDFSPIENCWSKLKSTLKSIGARTYLALDKAIEVAFSKITLDDIRCWFTHCCYCTSLD; encoded by the coding sequence TTGACTGGTGAGGAAGAAAGTAGCATCTTGCCGAAAGCCTACTCATTAGACTTAAGACAGAAAATAGTGGATGCCTACGAAAGGGGTGGTGTGAGTCAAAGTAGTCTTGCCCGACAATTTGGAGTGGCGAAAAGTTTTGTACAAAAGCTCCTCGACCAAAAACGACTGACAGGGTCGATTGCTCCGAAAAAACGAAGCCAACAAACACCTCCCAAATTAAACGAAGAGCATCAAACAATATTGCGCCAGTTGCTCACCAAGAAAAACGATGCGACGCTAGCGGAACTATGTGATGAGATGGAGAAACGCACTGGTCTCCGTGTGGCCAATAGCACCATGCATCGCACCTTAAGAAGAATGGGATATAGCCTCAAAAAAACATTCTATCCAGACCTTAAGGCGACAAAACGAGTGCAACAAGCCAGATATGATTTTTGGCAGAAAATGCAAGCGACTCTAGCGAAAAACTTGATTTTTATCGATGAATCGGGCGTGAACTTAGCCATGACAAGACTGAGGGCACGTTCTGAGAAAGGGAAACGAGCTTATAGTCCGAAATCCAGTAAACGAGGCAAGAATGTTTCTTTGATTGGAGCATTAGGCTTCAAGGGAATGGTCGCTAATTATCATCTGCTGGGGAGTACGGATGGATTAACCTTTGAAGCATTCATCAGCCAGAAGTTAATACCAAACTTATGGGCGGGAGCATGTGTGGTGATGGATAACTGTTCGATTCATTTAGGAGAGTCAGTACGCACAATGATTGAGGCCGTGGGAGCTAAGTTGATTTACCTTCCTCCCTATTCTCCAGATTTTTCACCCATTGAAAATTGCTGGTCAAAGTTGAAAAGTACCTTGAAAAGTATCGGGGCAAGAACTTATCTAGCTCTAGACAAGGCAATTGAGGTAGCTTTTTCCAAGATTACCCTTGATGATATTCGATGCTGGTTTACACATTGCTGCTATTGCACCTCACTCGACTAG